A single region of the Candidatus Paceibacterota bacterium genome encodes:
- a CDS encoding DUF1559 domain-containing protein: protein MTAIDHAVQRVRLNEPAEQDSWNDTSQAGPQAAFTLIELLVVIAIIAILAALLLPALTRAKERARRISCINNLKQMGVGTVIYGSDNNDRLPPQNVNLFQYPAWGYFLVGNAGRHAVGGPSGTPVNFNDPVNGVPMQHALYFTSKIITAGKSYYCPSAGSAGVPTGSYEVYLTPEGRWPAYDNTTPGAQNNCRAGYLYYPESAARGNTTTNYVIATKISELTPTQPAMTDLITALTSLTHSAGRDRPSLNVLWGDQHVSASATPAAFNPALWNPAPSQNAQNFQTILSLLKP from the coding sequence ATGACCGCCATTGACCATGCGGTACAAAGGGTCCGCCTGAATGAACCTGCCGAGCAGGATTCTTGGAATGACACTTCCCAGGCCGGTCCTCAGGCAGCTTTTACGCTCATTGAGCTGCTGGTGGTGATCGCCATCATCGCGATTCTGGCGGCGCTGTTGCTGCCGGCGCTGACGCGCGCCAAGGAGCGGGCCCGGCGGATTTCCTGCATCAATAACCTCAAGCAAATGGGGGTGGGCACGGTAATCTATGGCTCGGATAACAACGACAGGCTCCCGCCGCAAAACGTCAACCTGTTTCAATATCCGGCCTGGGGCTATTTTCTCGTTGGCAACGCGGGCCGTCATGCCGTGGGCGGGCCTTCCGGAACCCCGGTGAATTTTAACGATCCCGTCAACGGGGTCCCGATGCAGCACGCTTTGTATTTCACCAGCAAGATTATTACCGCCGGCAAGAGTTATTACTGCCCAAGCGCCGGCTCCGCAGGCGTGCCCACGGGCAGTTACGAAGTTTACCTGACACCCGAAGGCCGGTGGCCGGCTTACGACAACACCACACCGGGCGCGCAGAATAATTGCCGCGCCGGCTATTTGTACTACCCGGAGTCGGCGGCCCGGGGCAACACCACCACCAACTATGTAATTGCCACGAAGATCTCAGAACTGACGCCCACGCAGCCCGCGATGACGGACCTGATCACCGCGCTGACGTCGCTGACGCACAGCGCGGGCCGGGACCGACCCTCCTTGAACGTGCTCTGGGGCGACCAGCATGTCAGCGCCTCCGCCACGCCCGCGGCGTTCAACCCGGCGTTGTGGAACCCGGCCCCCAGCCAGAACGCGCAGAATTTTCAAACGATCCTCTCCCTTTTGAAGCCATGA
- a CDS encoding autotransporter-associated beta strand repeat-containing protein — MKIMLELINVPHAGSVPGSRSAKHLLLPHVVLRLLPAVFLAAGGFAAQAASADWSGAGANVAWATTANWTTGSPAGGAAANTDVAGFKSTFTGSRQPTYPNSAYYLGAWWASGSPKDITVTSGGTASYALIEGVDGANVNQTPGTLYGVVMDDSGTARKLTISTRTVEIRDNDQAFYIGLNNTLNCNPSASPQYTALNGRTLTLSGAGATQLRYLNNNASLTTGAIVLNSGRLDILNASAGGVSGGVSVNGGQLVLWHANCLGASGASAPLTLGPGCTINSGVGGALATATPLTISGDFTFSGYMSLGFGNYPVTVTAANPVITCNANELALAGSVTNTTIAGGNSLDLSKAGPGTLTLSAPIILRATQTATVQAGTNNLNGIISDGGNGYGLTLAGTGTLNLNANNTFTGPVTINFDGGTLNLNGANAYAGAAVNSGRLATTTASTGAGAYSVSGGATLSVKVAGAGATLNVSSLAAAAGSTLELNFSTLGNPTTPVITVAGAFEPTTAVTLNLIGLQGTVGLVPLIQYGTLGADQMAAFSFTPPPGINATLTNNTATGTILVYVENPPLVWDGTVNGDWDISGTANWKTGAYYTETGGGGPPVVFDDTATGPNTAITLNATPAPYSITVDSTNKTYSFAGGGYLIGAGSLTKKGPSTLTVATGNTISGPVTLSGGTLQLGDGTTVNGSLAGDIANNAALIFANPSEQTCSGAISGNGKLSKTGVGALTLSGANSYAGGTTFSPAGAATVTMGSATALGSGAITNDSGAGNTVTLALSDNYTLANNVHIASGTLYLQNATTAGASFTGNFTGAGVAYFGRTGTSGGKSVAVTGDWSGFSGTLGYGNGLGASSTYLTIQGAASDFSRAIVYTEGRTTSCTFLNWAGANNATVRMGALTSGTGGGMIGIAQNITGVTFEIGALNTDSSYGGVIGANSAGYREFALTKVGSGKLTLTGGCYHTGTTTVSNGVLLVDGTFANASAVTVINGSLGGHGTINGPVAIQSGATLAPQNIDVGPLRLKNQLTLAADSFTQIQINKDLGTCDAVTNITTLTYGGTLTVTNLSGTLALGDHFQLFSATTTAGNFATNSLPTLSSPDLQWVFQPTSGVLRVVSTVANDPTNISYTVTGTTLTLTWPPEYAGWLIQSNSVSVTDSNAWYDVPGSDNATTLDVPLDSQQVNVFYRMRRPW; from the coding sequence ATGAAGATAATGTTGGAATTGATAAATGTTCCCCATGCCGGCTCTGTACCGGGTTCCCGCTCCGCCAAGCATCTGCTTTTGCCCCACGTCGTGCTCCGGCTGCTGCCGGCAGTCTTCCTCGCTGCCGGCGGTTTCGCCGCACAGGCAGCCTCGGCCGATTGGAGCGGGGCCGGCGCGAATGTTGCCTGGGCCACTACCGCCAACTGGACGACCGGTTCGCCGGCCGGTGGCGCCGCGGCCAACACGGACGTAGCAGGCTTCAAATCCACCTTCACCGGGTCACGGCAGCCCACGTACCCGAACAGCGCCTACTATTTAGGCGCGTGGTGGGCTTCCGGGTCACCAAAAGACATAACCGTCACGAGCGGCGGCACAGCCTCTTATGCGCTGATCGAGGGCGTGGATGGTGCCAACGTGAACCAAACCCCCGGCACCCTGTACGGTGTTGTGATGGATGACAGTGGCACTGCGCGCAAACTGACCATCAGCACGCGAACGGTCGAGATCCGGGACAACGACCAGGCTTTCTATATCGGGCTCAACAACACTCTGAACTGCAACCCGAGCGCATCGCCTCAATACACCGCGCTCAATGGTCGGACATTGACCCTCAGTGGGGCTGGCGCCACACAACTTCGGTATCTCAACAACAACGCCTCGCTGACAACCGGCGCCATTGTCTTGAACAGCGGGCGGTTAGATATCCTCAATGCCAGTGCGGGAGGGGTATCAGGCGGAGTTAGCGTTAATGGCGGCCAGCTTGTCCTGTGGCACGCGAACTGTCTGGGGGCTTCAGGTGCCAGCGCGCCATTGACGCTGGGGCCCGGCTGCACAATAAACAGCGGCGTGGGCGGAGCGCTCGCCACCGCGACCCCGCTGACGATTTCCGGCGATTTTACATTCTCCGGCTACATGTCATTGGGTTTTGGCAACTATCCCGTGACCGTCACCGCAGCCAATCCAGTGATCACCTGCAATGCCAACGAGTTGGCTCTGGCCGGTTCCGTTACCAATACTACGATTGCCGGAGGCAATTCGCTGGATTTGAGCAAAGCCGGCCCCGGGACACTGACCCTGTCCGCCCCAATAATACTTCGAGCGACGCAAACCGCGACCGTTCAGGCTGGCACAAATAACCTCAACGGCATTATCAGTGACGGAGGCAACGGCTACGGGCTGACTCTGGCTGGAACCGGAACTCTGAATCTGAACGCGAATAACACCTTCACAGGCCCGGTGACAATCAACTTCGACGGCGGCACGCTGAATCTAAATGGAGCTAACGCCTATGCAGGGGCGGCGGTCAACAGCGGCCGCCTGGCCACGACCACTGCGAGCACCGGGGCAGGAGCTTATTCAGTTTCCGGCGGCGCCACCCTGTCAGTCAAGGTAGCGGGCGCGGGCGCGACTCTGAACGTGTCTTCGCTTGCCGCTGCCGCAGGCTCCACACTCGAACTCAACTTCAGCACCTTGGGCAACCCCACAACCCCGGTAATCACGGTCGCTGGTGCGTTCGAGCCCACAACCGCCGTCACCCTGAACCTGATCGGGTTGCAGGGGACAGTCGGGTTGGTGCCGTTAATTCAATACGGCACCCTCGGCGCAGATCAGATGGCTGCGTTCAGCTTCACACCTCCACCGGGCATTAATGCCACGTTAACCAACAACACCGCGACCGGAACCATCCTCGTCTATGTGGAAAACCCGCCTCTGGTCTGGGATGGAACCGTGAACGGCGATTGGGATATCTCCGGCACCGCCAATTGGAAAACTGGCGCCTATTACACCGAGACAGGAGGTGGCGGCCCCCCGGTGGTCTTTGATGATACAGCTACCGGTCCGAATACCGCGATAACTTTAAACGCAACCCCCGCGCCTTATTCCATCACGGTCGACAGCACGAACAAGACGTATAGCTTCGCGGGCGGCGGCTATCTCATCGGGGCTGGCAGCCTGACAAAGAAAGGCCCCAGCACACTAACTGTGGCCACAGGGAACACCATAAGCGGACCAGTCACGCTGAGTGGCGGAACGCTGCAACTTGGCGATGGCACCACGGTCAACGGCTCACTTGCGGGCGACATCGCCAACAATGCGGCATTGATATTTGCCAATCCGTCGGAACAAACCTGCTCGGGGGCGATTAGCGGCAACGGCAAGCTCTCAAAAACGGGTGTCGGAGCGCTGACTCTCAGCGGTGCCAACTCTTACGCCGGCGGCACCACCTTCAGTCCTGCTGGCGCCGCGACCGTCACCATGGGCAGCGCCACGGCTCTGGGCTCCGGAGCCATCACAAACGACAGCGGTGCCGGCAACACCGTCACCCTGGCGTTGAGCGATAATTACACACTTGCTAACAACGTCCACATCGCTTCGGGCACCCTATACTTGCAGAACGCTACCACTGCAGGAGCGTCCTTCACCGGCAACTTCACCGGAGCGGGGGTAGCCTACTTCGGCCGGACCGGCACCAGTGGCGGGAAATCGGTTGCCGTGACAGGTGATTGGAGCGGATTCTCCGGCACTCTCGGATACGGGAATGGTCTTGGCGCGTCCTCCACCTACCTGACAATCCAGGGCGCTGCCAGCGACTTCAGCCGCGCCATCGTTTATACGGAAGGCCGCACAACCTCATGCACCTTCCTCAATTGGGCTGGGGCCAATAATGCAACCGTCAGGATGGGAGCTTTGACCAGCGGGACTGGCGGCGGCATGATCGGCATTGCGCAGAACATCACCGGCGTCACTTTCGAGATTGGCGCGCTAAACACCGACAGTTCCTACGGCGGGGTCATCGGTGCGAATAGTGCCGGCTACCGGGAATTTGCTCTGACGAAGGTCGGCAGCGGCAAGCTCACCCTGACCGGCGGTTGCTATCACACCGGAACCACCACCGTCAGCAACGGCGTGCTGTTGGTCGATGGAACCTTCGCAAACGCGTCCGCTGTGACAGTGATCAACGGCAGTTTGGGCGGACACGGGACGATCAACGGTCCGGTTGCTATTCAGTCGGGTGCCACGCTTGCTCCGCAGAACATTGACGTCGGCCCGCTCAGACTCAAGAACCAGCTTACTTTGGCCGCCGACAGCTTCACCCAGATCCAAATCAACAAGGACTTGGGCACCTGCGATGCCGTCACCAACATCACTACCCTCACCTATGGCGGCACCCTCACGGTGACCAATCTTTCCGGCACGCTTGCGCTCGGCGACCACTTCCAGTTGTTCAGTGCCACAACCACCGCGGGCAATTTCGCCACTAATTCCCTCCCCACGCTGAGTTCGCCAGATCTGCAGTGGGTGTTCCAACCCACCAGCGGTGTCCTGCGCGTCGTGTCGACTGTTGCCAATGACCCAACCAACATCAGTTATACCGTAACTGGCACGACCTTAACCCTCACCTGGCCACCCGAATATGCCGGGTGGCTCATCCAGTCCAATTCCGTAAGCGTTACCGACTCGAACGCTTGGTATGACGTGCCGGGATCGGACAACGCAACCACCTTGGACGTCCCGCTGGATTCGCAGCAGGTAAACGTGTTTTACCGTATGCGCCGTCCTTGGTAG